From a single Adhaeribacter swui genomic region:
- a CDS encoding SDR family oxidoreductase: MNLSGNTVLITGGASGIGLALAERFLHAGSTVIVCGRRADKLREAKAKHPQLHTHVCDVSQEVDRQKLFDYVTSTFPEVNVLINNAGIQNRQAIVGDSRPWSFHQNEIAINLEAPIHLAMLFIPHLQQHPQAYIINVTSGLAFSPLAQAAIYSATKAALHSFTLSLRHQLTHTSIKVLEIVPPAVQTDLGGAGIHTFGAPLNDFTDGIIAGLTRGDEEVGYGTSEINRKASREQLNEIFNRMNG; encoded by the coding sequence ATGAATTTATCAGGAAATACTGTTTTAATTACCGGGGGAGCTTCCGGTATTGGTCTGGCCTTAGCCGAACGTTTTTTGCATGCCGGTAGCACCGTAATTGTTTGCGGCCGCCGCGCTGACAAGTTACGGGAAGCTAAAGCCAAGCATCCGCAGTTGCATACCCACGTGTGCGACGTAAGCCAGGAAGTAGATCGACAGAAATTATTTGATTACGTTACCAGCACTTTCCCGGAAGTAAATGTATTAATCAACAATGCGGGTATTCAAAACCGTCAGGCAATTGTAGGCGATTCCCGGCCTTGGTCTTTTCACCAAAACGAGATAGCCATTAATCTGGAAGCACCCATCCATTTGGCTATGTTGTTTATACCGCATTTACAGCAACACCCGCAAGCGTACATTATTAACGTTACTTCCGGTCTGGCTTTTTCGCCGTTGGCTCAGGCGGCTATTTACAGCGCTACCAAAGCGGCTTTGCATTCGTTTACTTTGTCGCTGCGCCATCAACTAACCCATACTTCCATTAAAGTTTTGGAAATTGTGCCGCCGGCGGTACAAACTGATTTGGGTGGCGCCGGCATTCATACTTTTGGCGCACCCTTAAACGACTTTACCGATGGCATTATAGCGGGCCTTACCCGCGGCGACGAAGAAGTGGGTTATGGTACTTCCGAAATAAACCGCAAAGCTTCGCGCGAGCAACTAAACGAAATTTTTAATCGCATGAATGGCTGA
- a CDS encoding glycoside hydrolase family 2 TIM barrel-domain containing protein encodes MEVRKENNRYQLYRNGSPYFIKGACVYKDFDLLQENGGNSIRLYNVNADSALKVLDQAHQQGLTVTVGLNVIPAGTLDYSDEQAVAKQLAKIKQDVLKLKNHPALLMWGIGNELSFKIEFKRILDHYRLWSAVNDIAAMINEVDPDHPTTTMISSDVKPLLLISLFCDEIDILSMNVFGNMTAALKFTTDWIWQGPLVVSEYGTPGYWVADHTDWYAKVEPTSYTKSQLIKTQYQDMIQNNPACLGSYVFIWGQKQEYTTTWFGLFTPTGQPTEMIDVLQYNWLNQWPANRAPSIGSISINNQKDAKNPYLEKSKKFYVTLAVQHAPSNNMQLRWELQKDNLEIYFDPTLAQQKPEIIAKGKVEVNKLKNNKKASASADWQNYQLEFTSPLNEGPYRLFFYLSDEHDKSATGNAVFYVVN; translated from the coding sequence GGTACGAAAAGAAAATAACCGGTATCAATTATACCGTAACGGCTCGCCTTATTTTATTAAAGGAGCTTGTGTTTATAAAGATTTTGATTTGCTCCAGGAAAACGGGGGGAACTCCATCCGCTTGTATAATGTAAATGCCGACAGCGCTTTAAAAGTTTTAGACCAGGCGCATCAGCAAGGGTTGACGGTAACCGTTGGCCTTAATGTAATTCCGGCAGGCACTTTAGATTACAGCGATGAACAGGCCGTAGCCAAGCAGTTGGCAAAAATTAAGCAAGACGTGTTAAAATTAAAAAACCATCCGGCTTTGCTGATGTGGGGTATTGGAAACGAATTAAGTTTTAAAATTGAATTTAAGCGGATTTTGGATCATTACCGCTTATGGTCAGCCGTAAACGATATTGCTGCCATGATTAATGAAGTGGACCCGGATCATCCTACCACTACCATGATTTCGTCGGATGTAAAACCATTGCTGCTCATTAGTCTGTTCTGCGACGAAATAGATATTTTATCTATGAATGTTTTTGGTAACATGACGGCCGCTTTAAAATTTACTACTGATTGGATTTGGCAAGGACCTCTTGTGGTATCGGAATATGGCACGCCGGGCTATTGGGTTGCGGATCATACCGATTGGTACGCTAAAGTAGAACCAACCAGTTATACTAAATCCCAGCTAATAAAAACGCAGTACCAGGATATGATTCAAAACAATCCTGCTTGTTTAGGTTCTTACGTTTTTATCTGGGGGCAAAAGCAGGAATATACAACTACGTGGTTTGGTTTGTTTACGCCCACAGGCCAGCCAACCGAAATGATAGATGTTTTGCAATATAACTGGTTAAATCAATGGCCAGCGAACCGGGCGCCAAGTATTGGTTCTATTAGCATTAATAACCAGAAAGATGCTAAAAATCCTTACTTAGAAAAAAGCAAAAAGTTTTATGTTACCTTGGCGGTTCAACATGCTCCCAGTAACAACATGCAGCTCCGTTGGGAGCTGCAGAAAGACAACCTGGAAATTTATTTTGACCCAACCCTGGCTCAGCAAAAACCAGAAATTATAGCCAAGGGCAAGGTAGAGGTGAATAAATTAAAAAATAATAAAAAAGCATCTGCCTCGGCTGACTGGCAAAATTATCAACTCGAATTTACCAGTCCTTTAAACGAGGGGCCTTACCGGTTGTTTTTTTATTTATCTGATGAGCATGATAAATCAGCCACCGGTAATGCCGTATTTTATGTAGTAAATTAA